One segment of Paraburkholderia bonniea DNA contains the following:
- the tssB gene encoding type VI secretion system contractile sheath small subunit: MSESFQNEVPKSRVNIKLDLHTGGAQKKVELPLRLLALGDYSHGQDDRPLAARAKVDINKNNFDAVLAEFHPKARIAVENTLTGDGSELPVTLEFQSIRDFNPEVVASRVPELRALMAARNLLRDLKSNLLDNATFRRELEKILRDPALSGRLHADLKSIGGSTPLLR, from the coding sequence ATGAGCGAAAGCTTCCAGAATGAAGTGCCAAAAAGCCGGGTCAACATCAAGTTGGACCTGCATACCGGCGGTGCGCAAAAGAAGGTCGAATTACCTCTCAGGCTGCTAGCGCTAGGCGATTACAGCCACGGTCAGGATGACCGCCCGCTGGCTGCGCGGGCCAAGGTCGATATCAACAAGAACAACTTTGATGCGGTGCTGGCGGAGTTTCATCCGAAGGCGCGCATTGCCGTGGAAAACACGCTAACGGGCGATGGTTCCGAGTTGCCTGTCACGCTCGAATTCCAGTCGATAAGAGATTTCAACCCCGAGGTGGTGGCCAGCCGTGTGCCTGAATTGCGCGCCTTGATGGCCGCGCGCAATTTGCTGCGTGACCTCAAGTCGAATCTGCTCGATAACGCCACGTTTCGCCGTGAGCTAGAAAAAATTCTCCGTGATCCGGCGCTGTCCGGGCGGCTGCATGCCGACCTGAAAAGCATCGGCGGCAGCACTCCGTTACTGCGCTAA